In a single window of the Panthera uncia isolate 11264 chromosome B2 unlocalized genomic scaffold, Puncia_PCG_1.0 HiC_scaffold_25, whole genome shotgun sequence genome:
- the FOXQ1 gene encoding forkhead box protein Q1, with the protein MKLEVFGPRAAHGDKPGSDLEGAGGSDAPSPLSAAGDDSLGSDGDCAANSPAAGGRAEELAGGGERNAGCGPGAEEEVPAAVAAGHAEACAAGPGAGSAGGGEGARSKPYTRRPKPPYSYIALIAMAIRDSAGGRLTLAEINEYLMGKFPFFRGSYTGWRNSVRHNLSLNDCFVKVLRDPSRPWGKDNYWMLNPNSEYTFADGVFRRRRKRLSHRAAAPQPGLRPEEAAAHPAAAPPPPASAAPISPRARSPARHEGRASPAGKFSSSFAIDSILSKPFRSRRDGDAAPGARLPWGATPCPPLPTYPALLPEASGGALLPMCAYSAVEPLLLSARGADAPPAAPPAVPHLLLAPLSASAPAKPFRGPAAGGGAHLYCPLRLPAALQASSAGGPGPHLPYPVETLLA; encoded by the coding sequence ATGAAGTTGGAGGTGTTCGGCCCCCGCGCGGCCCACGGGGACAAGCCGGGTAGTGACTTGGAGGGTGCCGGCGGCAGCGACGCACCATCTCCGCTGTCCGCAGCCGGCGACGATTCCCTGGGCTCGGACGGGGACTGCGCGGCCAACAGCCCGGCGGCGGGCGGCAGGGCCGAGGAGCTGGCGGGCGGCGGCGAGCGGAACGCAGGCTGCGGGCCAGGCGCTGAGGAGGAGGTCCCCGCAGCGGTGGCGGCGGGGCACGCGGAGGCCTGCGCAGCCGGGCCAGGTGCGGGGAGCGCGGGGGGCGGCGAGGGCGCGCGCAGCAAGCCGTACACGCGGCGGCCCAAGCCCCCGTACTCGTACATCGCGCTCATCGCCATGGCTATCCGCGACTCGGCTGGAGGGCGCCTGACGCTGGCCGAAATCAACGAGTACCTCATGGGCAAGTTCCCCTTCTTCCGCGGAAGCTACACGGGCTGGCGCAACTCCGTGCGCCACAACCTCTCACTTAACGACTGCTTCGTCAAGGTGTTGCGCGACCCCTCGCGGCCCTGGGGCAAGGACAACTACTGGATGCTCAACCCCAACAGCGAGTACACCTTCGCCGACGGGGTCTTTCGCCGCCGCCGCAAGCGCCTCAGCCACCGGGCGGCAGCCCCCCAACCAGGGCTTCGGCCAGAGGAGGCCGCGGCCCACCCCGCCGCTGCGCCCCCTCCGCCCGCGTCCGCCGCCCCGATTTCTCCCCGTGCGCGCTCGCCCGCCCGCCACGAGGGGCGCGCCAGCCCTGCGGGCAAGTTTTCCAGTTCTTTCGCCATAGACAGCATCCTAAGCAAGCCCTTCCGCAGCCGCCGAGATGGGGACGCAGCCCCCGGGGCGCGGCTGCCATGGGGCGCCACACCCTGTCCGCCGCTCCCCACATATCCTGCGCTCCTCCCCGAAGCCTCCGGAGGGGCCCTGCTGCCGATGTGCGCTTACAGTGCGGTGGAGCCCTTGCTGCTGAGCGCGCGCGGAGCCGACGCACCGCCGGCCGCGCCACCCGCAGTGCCTCACCTCTTGCTTGCGCCCCTCTCTGCCTCGGCCCCCGCCAAGCCGTTTCGTGGCCCCGCGGCTGGCGGCGGCGCGCACCTGTACTGCCCCCTGCGGCTGCCCGCGGCGCTGCAGGCGTCCTCAGCCGGTGGCCCCGGCCCGCACCTGCCTTACCCAGTGGAGACGCTTCTGGCCTGA